Proteins from a genomic interval of Oceanispirochaeta crateris:
- a CDS encoding GGDEF domain-containing protein, with amino-acid sequence MKEFIAKIFNTDFTDSSGIEDGEQIRKLTMLFFLMVLGILMLIVMGFLLFREKNYFYSSLNFIVSILIVGLIFLLRSGIGLMFCSILSILLLQFFFMFLFHSGVSNQMAFVWYYLFPLVALFLLGTGLGSFFTLLMICLSILLNFFAGEFSFIVPFSSPFMIRLVLSYLGVFLFAFVFEQTRMSTHKKLNIAMDKMNELAIRDGLTGLYNRRYLDIVVKNIIQQFNRSGISVGFIMADLDYFKKYNDSYGHQAGDRLLQNFSEMLKSMVQRKSDYIFRYGGEEFAFLLPSANLETTKRMAASIVENTRALNIPQSSHPMGHVTVSVGVSFIDSDHNNSKRKKGIEELVETADKALYMAKNAGRDRYVVKDL; translated from the coding sequence ATGAAAGAGTTTATTGCAAAAATATTTAACACCGATTTTACGGATTCTTCTGGCATCGAAGATGGTGAACAAATACGTAAACTCACAATGCTTTTTTTCCTCATGGTTCTTGGAATCCTCATGCTTATCGTAATGGGATTTCTCCTCTTCAGGGAAAAAAATTATTTTTATTCGTCCCTTAATTTTATTGTTTCAATATTAATCGTAGGACTGATTTTTCTTCTTCGTTCCGGAATAGGACTGATGTTCTGCAGTATCCTGAGTATTCTGCTTTTACAGTTTTTCTTCATGTTTCTATTTCATTCCGGTGTAAGCAATCAAATGGCCTTTGTGTGGTACTACCTTTTTCCACTTGTGGCTCTGTTCCTTCTGGGTACAGGATTAGGCTCTTTCTTTACCCTCTTAATGATATGCTTGTCTATTTTACTCAACTTTTTTGCAGGAGAGTTCTCATTCATTGTGCCATTCTCCTCCCCGTTCATGATCCGCCTGGTTTTGAGCTATTTAGGGGTCTTTCTTTTTGCCTTCGTATTTGAGCAAACAAGAATGTCGACACATAAGAAACTTAATATTGCCATGGATAAAATGAATGAACTGGCAATCAGAGACGGCTTAACGGGGCTATACAATCGTCGTTATTTGGACATTGTGGTCAAAAACATTATACAGCAGTTCAACCGTTCCGGTATCTCGGTCGGATTTATAATGGCCGATCTGGATTATTTTAAAAAATACAATGACAGTTACGGCCATCAGGCTGGTGATAGACTATTGCAGAATTTCTCCGAAATGCTCAAATCTATGGTGCAGCGCAAGTCAGACTACATATTCCGTTATGGAGGTGAGGAATTTGCTTTTCTACTGCCATCAGCCAATCTTGAAACAACAAAAAGAATGGCTGCCAGTATCGTTGAGAATACTCGCGCCCTTAATATACCGCAATCCTCACATCCAATGGGGCATGTTACTGTCTCTGTAGGTGTCTCCTTTATCGATTCTGATCATAATAATTCAAAGCGAAAGAAAGGCATTGAAGAGCTTGTGGAAACAGCAGACAAGGCACTGTACATGGCCAAGAATGCCGGCCGAGATCGTTATGTGGTGAAAGATCTTTAA
- a CDS encoding TRAP transporter small permease, translated as MDKFIDILYEKIVGNLIKVIGLIMTLSILIQIFSRAFMKVPFSWTEELSRIMFMWFCFLGSGLALKKKAHLGIDFFVNKYGQNFKYVNQIIINLLVGFFGFFMAFYGFKIARVMHKQVSSVMRIPMSYYYAVIPVTGILLLILSIYYLIQNFKKENRS; from the coding sequence ATGGATAAATTCATAGATATTCTATATGAAAAAATTGTAGGTAATCTTATTAAGGTCATAGGACTCATTATGACACTTTCAATTCTAATACAAATTTTTTCCAGAGCCTTTATGAAGGTTCCATTCTCATGGACCGAAGAGCTTTCCCGTATCATGTTCATGTGGTTTTGCTTCCTTGGAAGTGGTCTTGCGTTGAAGAAAAAAGCACATTTAGGTATCGACTTCTTTGTAAATAAATATGGCCAGAACTTTAAGTATGTTAACCAAATTATCATCAATCTCCTGGTTGGATTCTTTGGTTTTTTCATGGCTTTTTATGGATTCAAAATCGCCAGGGTAATGCATAAGCAGGTTTCCTCAGTCATGAGAATTCCTATGTCCTATTATTATGCGGTCATCCCGGTCACGGGCATTTTGCTTCTTATATTGTCAATTTATTATTTAATCCAAAACTTTAAAAAAGAGAACAGGAGTTAA
- a CDS encoding DsrE family protein, with protein sequence MQMKVVFHIDENDKWNLLLSNVKNLINELSDKTFEIEIVANSVAVKEYLIKNSLFSKELKDLSEKGIHICACLNSLKGMQIEQDDIFEFITIVPAGVKELIDKQLCGYAYIKP encoded by the coding sequence ATGCAAATGAAAGTCGTATTTCACATAGATGAGAATGATAAATGGAACTTGCTTCTTTCAAATGTAAAAAACTTAATAAATGAATTATCAGACAAAACATTTGAGATAGAAATTGTGGCTAATTCAGTGGCAGTTAAGGAATATTTAATAAAAAATAGTCTTTTTTCTAAGGAACTTAAAGATCTTTCAGAAAAAGGGATTCATATCTGTGCTTGTCTTAATTCATTGAAGGGAATGCAAATAGAACAAGATGATATCTTTGAGTTTATTACAATTGTACCCGCCGGAGTGAAAGAATTGATAGATAAACAACTCTGTGGGTATGCTTATATTAAACCATAG
- a CDS encoding RbsD/FucU family protein, with protein MLKNIPETLSPELLKILMEMGHFDEIVIGDANFPGASRARRLVRLDGLGITRVLNDILQFFPLDDIEKTCVTVMKVSREGYGVPSIWEEYKALIEKWEGKTDCMAIIPRADFYERAGKAYAVIATSESALFGNIILTKGIVKKD; from the coding sequence ATGTTAAAAAATATACCCGAAACTCTCTCGCCCGAACTATTGAAGATTCTTATGGAAATGGGACATTTTGATGAAATTGTTATTGGAGATGCCAATTTTCCCGGAGCCTCTCGGGCTCGTCGTCTCGTAAGATTGGATGGATTAGGTATTACGCGGGTCTTGAACGATATCCTTCAGTTTTTTCCATTGGATGATATTGAAAAAACATGCGTCACAGTGATGAAAGTTTCGAGAGAAGGATATGGAGTTCCTTCTATTTGGGAAGAATATAAGGCTTTGATCGAAAAATGGGAAGGAAAAACAGACTGTATGGCCATTATCCCTAGAGCTGATTTTTATGAAAGGGCAGGCAAGGCTTATGCTGTTATCGCCACCAGTGAATCGGCATTATTTGGAAACATTATCCTCACCAAAGGAATCGTTAAAAAAGATTAA
- a CDS encoding ArsA family ATPase: MGKIQIFIGKGGVGKSTSSSLFAVRSSEEGTITLLDSFDPAHNLHDIFETKFSGKEKKVLNNLFVRETDMNKISQSYMKSVKKNLKSLYHYQQALNIDKYFNILKFAPGMEEYAAWLALEACYDDTHFDHIIIDTPPTALTMKTLALSSVNLLWLRQLEAMRKEIIEKKNSVGRIRKENLDQLDDDPVYIRLQKMKTRYEKMLRELQDRERTEIVLILNEDELSFSESIQIKEDLTKLGISIARVIINKGEISSIRTKAIAREFVESEIDIIEDYGQSITGFDDLKEHSQQIQRVEK; this comes from the coding sequence ATGGGAAAAATTCAAATTTTTATTGGTAAGGGAGGAGTTGGTAAATCCACCAGCTCTTCACTTTTTGCGGTTCGTTCTAGTGAGGAGGGAACCATAACTTTGCTTGACTCATTTGACCCTGCTCATAATTTGCATGACATTTTTGAAACAAAGTTTTCAGGAAAAGAAAAAAAGGTTTTGAATAATCTTTTTGTGCGTGAAACTGATATGAATAAGATCAGTCAATCCTATATGAAGAGTGTTAAAAAAAATCTTAAAAGTTTATATCACTATCAGCAAGCTCTGAATATTGATAAGTATTTTAATATTTTAAAGTTTGCTCCCGGAATGGAAGAGTATGCGGCATGGTTAGCACTGGAGGCATGCTATGACGATACACACTTCGATCATATTATTATTGACACACCCCCAACAGCGCTGACAATGAAAACTCTTGCTCTCAGTTCGGTAAATCTTCTTTGGTTGCGCCAGCTTGAGGCCATGCGTAAAGAAATTATTGAAAAAAAGAATTCTGTGGGAAGAATACGGAAGGAAAATCTGGATCAGTTGGATGATGATCCTGTTTATATTCGGCTGCAAAAGATGAAAACACGCTATGAAAAAATGTTGAGGGAATTACAGGACAGAGAGAGAACCGAAATCGTTTTAATTCTAAATGAGGATGAATTAAGTTTTTCAGAATCCATTCAAATTAAGGAAGATTTAACAAAACTGGGAATTAGCATCGCTAGAGTTATTATTAATAAGGGCGAAATTAGTTCAATACGGACAAAAGCTATTGCCCGGGAATTTGTTGAGTCAGAGATTGATATCATTGAAGACTATGGTCAGTCCATCACTGGTTTTGATGATCTAAAGGAGCACTCCCAGCAGATCCAAAGGGTTGAAAAGTAA
- a CDS encoding SDR family NAD(P)-dependent oxidoreductase: MGNLKDKNVLVTAGCQGIGFAICEQLIRAGVNVATTYLTSSKGADLLNKLASEEGVKFLAIQADLTTRETCQKVVDEACTKIGPLHSVVNNAGSLIERRGIEELDTDFMTRIMDLNLSSTIWITQAAAPILAKHKEGSSIVNLASLAGRKGGHRGSIAYSTSKGAIITWTRHSSTELGDRGIRVNCVAPGLILGTSFHATHTSKESADKTIESIPLKQAGSPNDVARAVLFLVGEYDGFISGITLDINGGAYVA; encoded by the coding sequence ATGGGAAATTTAAAAGATAAAAATGTATTAGTGACGGCAGGCTGTCAGGGAATAGGATTTGCTATTTGTGAACAACTCATCAGAGCCGGAGTCAATGTTGCCACAACATATTTAACAAGCAGCAAAGGAGCTGATCTCCTCAATAAATTAGCTTCCGAAGAAGGGGTCAAATTCTTAGCCATTCAAGCTGACCTGACAACAAGAGAAACCTGCCAGAAAGTCGTCGATGAAGCCTGCACCAAAATAGGTCCCCTCCACAGTGTGGTCAATAATGCAGGATCATTGATAGAAAGACGGGGAATTGAAGAACTGGATACGGACTTTATGACACGAATCATGGATCTGAATCTCTCCAGTACCATCTGGATCACCCAGGCTGCCGCGCCAATCCTGGCCAAACACAAAGAAGGAAGCTCCATCGTTAATTTGGCCTCTCTGGCGGGAAGGAAAGGCGGTCACCGCGGCTCAATTGCCTACTCAACATCCAAAGGGGCCATCATTACCTGGACCAGACATTCATCAACGGAGTTAGGAGACAGGGGCATCCGGGTCAACTGTGTTGCTCCCGGTTTAATACTGGGCACATCCTTTCATGCCACTCATACATCCAAAGAATCGGCAGACAAAACAATTGAGTCGATCCCTTTGAAGCAGGCAGGATCTCCCAATGATGTGGCCAGAGCCGTATTGTTTCTTGTAGGAGAATACGATGGATTTATATCAGGTATAACCCTGGATATAAACGGTGGTGCTTACGTAGCGTAA
- a CDS encoding TRAP transporter substrate-binding protein codes for MKKLILMMVLFAMTIPVFSEGAQDSGTEAKKGEYVLKMATPSNPADNNVKAFYFFEKNVEDATNGIIDVQVFDSGQLGDHADYIAGLQIGSIQGAEINTSFLSSIDPAFMIFDLPYIVEGMDHERAVLDAGLDETLSAILEKKANITIGGWMIRSPRSVYSSRGPINTADDFKGLKIRVMDSPIMIRTMELLEATPVPVAASERYMALQTKVVDAAENSPAIVVAQKEFEVTQYLSLTEHFCTPNTIVFDKNFLDSLPAELKTIVLDEAAKAGLYAQDLDQEGLMETLATLESAGMTIVSDVDKASFKKKLQPLYNDYSDQIGSDIIAAFLK; via the coding sequence ATGAAGAAATTGATTTTAATGATGGTTCTTTTTGCAATGACCATTCCCGTTTTCTCAGAGGGAGCACAAGATTCGGGTACAGAAGCAAAAAAAGGTGAATACGTACTGAAAATGGCAACACCCAGCAACCCTGCAGACAACAATGTTAAAGCCTTTTACTTTTTTGAAAAAAATGTTGAGGACGCTACCAATGGAATCATTGATGTACAGGTTTTTGACAGTGGACAACTGGGCGACCACGCTGACTATATTGCCGGACTGCAGATTGGAAGCATACAGGGCGCAGAAATCAATACATCCTTCCTTAGCTCCATAGATCCAGCTTTTATGATCTTTGATCTTCCCTATATTGTCGAAGGAATGGACCATGAAAGAGCCGTTCTCGATGCAGGATTGGATGAAACTCTTTCCGCAATTCTTGAAAAGAAAGCAAATATAACGATCGGTGGATGGATGATCAGAAGTCCTAGGAGTGTTTACAGTTCCAGAGGTCCCATAAACACAGCAGATGACTTTAAAGGCCTTAAAATCAGAGTTATGGATAGTCCCATTATGATCAGAACAATGGAACTATTAGAAGCTACACCTGTACCTGTTGCCGCTTCAGAAAGATATATGGCTCTGCAGACAAAGGTTGTTGATGCTGCCGAAAACTCTCCTGCCATTGTTGTTGCACAAAAAGAGTTTGAAGTTACACAGTATCTCTCTTTGACAGAGCATTTCTGTACACCCAATACTATTGTATTTGACAAAAACTTCCTGGACAGCCTTCCTGCTGAACTGAAAACTATTGTCCTCGACGAAGCAGCCAAGGCAGGTTTGTATGCACAGGATCTTGATCAAGAAGGACTTATGGAAACATTGGCAACTCTTGAGAGCGCAGGAATGACCATAGTCTCTGATGTAGATAAGGCTTCCTTCAAAAAGAAACTGCAACCTCTTTACAACGACTATTCCGATCAAATTGGAAGCGATATCATTGCAGCATTTTTAAAATAA
- a CDS encoding TRAP transporter large permease — MVTIISFAVMIGLMFINVPIAVCTGLAAIAGIFVTGSVPLMVSVQRMYVGMDSFTLIAVPLFILTGRFMALGGITTDLINLSKVMVGFLRGGLAYINIVSSMFFAGITGSATSDTASVGGILIPAMIDKGYDKDFSVAVTATSSTIGVLIPPSIPMVVYGVASGASIAKLFLGGMLPGILVGIALMIVTFFIAAKRDYPVDSKIEFKEALIIIIKSIPALLTIIIILGGIITGFFTPTEAAGIAALYSFCLGVFYYKELKLSNIGDIFIEVSITTGMVALMIATASALGWLFASQGVPAMLANLILGITGNKIIIMLMINLLLLFVGTWLDLSPAVIIFTPILLPVVTALGIDPVHFGIIMIMNLAIGLFTPPVGVCLFVSCGIAGISISDSIKAFIPYFFAMIVILLLITYIPGIVMLIPNFFGL; from the coding sequence ATGGTAACGATTATATCATTTGCAGTCATGATCGGATTGATGTTTATCAATGTTCCTATAGCTGTCTGCACGGGTCTGGCTGCAATCGCCGGTATATTTGTTACGGGTAGCGTTCCTTTAATGGTGAGTGTCCAGAGAATGTATGTTGGAATGGACTCCTTTACGCTCATAGCCGTACCTTTGTTCATTCTTACAGGACGATTCATGGCTCTAGGTGGAATCACCACAGACCTCATCAACCTGTCTAAGGTCATGGTTGGTTTTTTAAGAGGAGGTTTAGCCTATATCAATATTGTTTCCAGTATGTTCTTTGCCGGAATCACAGGATCTGCTACATCCGATACTGCCTCTGTGGGCGGGATTTTAATCCCTGCTATGATTGACAAAGGGTATGATAAAGACTTCTCAGTCGCCGTTACGGCAACTTCATCTACAATTGGAGTTCTTATTCCCCCTAGTATACCCATGGTCGTGTACGGAGTTGCTTCAGGAGCTTCCATCGCCAAGCTCTTTCTTGGAGGAATGCTGCCGGGTATTTTAGTGGGGATCGCTCTTATGATTGTCACTTTTTTTATAGCGGCAAAGAGAGATTACCCTGTCGATTCAAAGATTGAATTCAAGGAAGCGCTCATTATCATCATAAAGAGTATTCCCGCACTTCTAACAATCATCATCATATTGGGAGGCATCATCACAGGTTTTTTCACGCCTACCGAAGCTGCAGGGATTGCCGCTCTCTACTCATTCTGTCTTGGTGTCTTTTATTACAAAGAACTGAAACTTTCCAACATAGGCGATATCTTCATCGAAGTTTCTATTACAACAGGAATGGTCGCCCTGATGATTGCCACAGCTAGTGCTTTAGGCTGGTTATTTGCCAGTCAGGGAGTTCCAGCTATGCTGGCAAATTTAATTCTGGGTATCACCGGCAATAAAATCATAATAATGCTTATGATCAATCTCCTGCTGCTCTTTGTGGGTACTTGGCTTGATTTAAGCCCGGCAGTCATCATTTTTACTCCCATATTGCTTCCTGTCGTGACTGCTTTGGGAATCGATCCAGTTCATTTTGGCATCATCATGATTATGAACCTGGCTATTGGTCTGTTTACACCCCCTGTGGGAGTCTGTCTCTTTGTGTCCTGCGGAATAGCCGGTATTAGTATCTCTGACTCGATTAAGGCATTTATACCTTATTTCTTTGCGATGATTGTCATACTTTTACTCATTACCTATATCCCTGGTATTGTCATGTTAATACCAAATTTCTTTGGCCTGTGA
- a CDS encoding PadR family transcriptional regulator produces MGAFQHGHHAQAFILLALTEGPSYGVKLHERIEKKIPGNKLDRPFLYRTLNRLEREGKVNLHLDDSQSGPVRKYYSLTERGWNELAEFEKDIRFRVKTLSFFLDEYGRIMKGK; encoded by the coding sequence ATGGGTGCATTTCAACATGGCCATCATGCCCAGGCTTTTATTTTATTAGCGTTAACAGAAGGACCGTCTTACGGAGTGAAGCTGCATGAGCGCATTGAAAAGAAAATTCCGGGTAACAAGCTTGATAGGCCTTTCTTGTACCGGACTTTAAACCGTTTGGAAAGGGAAGGAAAGGTCAATCTTCATCTTGATGATTCACAGAGTGGACCAGTTAGAAAGTATTATAGTCTGACAGAAAGAGGGTGGAATGAATTGGCAGAATTTGAGAAAGATATTCGGTTCCGGGTTAAGACCCTTAGCTTTTTTCTGGATGAATATGGAAGGATTATGAAGGGGAAATAA
- a CDS encoding carbon starvation CstA family protein, protein MSAVLIMVLAFAGYIIAYRLYGEFIGKKIFQLSNKNQTPAEEFEDGVDYVPTKKGIIFGHHFTSIAGTGPIVGPAIGVIWGWLPALIWVVVGSIVMGAVHDFSALIMSLRTQGKSISEIASQYISKRIRVAFFLIVFIELWLFLAILGMIIAVIFHMYPEAVFPVWMEIPIALALGYAVYRKNAHVVRTTILAVIAMYITVVLGHFIPMDMPMIGSMPATGTWTLILFAYAFIASTLPVTTLLQPRDYINAWELFIAMGLLIVGIIVSAFNGLSVVAPAVQSHPEGAPSMWPFLFITIACGAISGFHAVVASGTTAKQVAHEDDAMFVGYGSMLMEGALAVLVIIATVAGIGLAAKGDVGSVTGLAKWTEHYASWGSAAGLGAKVGAFVEGSANMITFLGIPKYLGIIIMGVFVASFAGTSLDTTTRLQRYVIQELLGANRVGATDSKSFFTNKYGATLLALITAGILAFSSGVDGKGALTLWPLFGANNQTLAALALFTASVYLKKRGGKGFLVTLLPACFMLFMTMWALILNQASYMAGGQVMLGVINIVIIAIVVFVAIESILALSKKQPVVATQA, encoded by the coding sequence ATGAGCGCTGTACTTATCATGGTACTAGCCTTCGCAGGTTACATTATTGCGTACCGTTTGTATGGAGAATTTATTGGAAAGAAAATTTTTCAACTCTCCAACAAGAATCAGACCCCTGCAGAAGAGTTTGAAGACGGTGTAGACTATGTACCGACAAAAAAAGGCATTATCTTTGGTCATCACTTTACTTCTATTGCTGGTACCGGCCCCATTGTTGGTCCCGCAATCGGTGTCATCTGGGGATGGCTGCCTGCTCTTATCTGGGTCGTTGTCGGTTCTATTGTTATGGGTGCCGTCCATGACTTTTCTGCACTGATTATGTCGCTGAGAACGCAGGGAAAATCCATATCGGAAATTGCATCACAGTATATAAGCAAACGTATCCGCGTTGCTTTCTTTCTGATTGTATTTATCGAATTGTGGCTTTTCCTTGCTATTCTCGGTATGATTATTGCTGTTATTTTCCATATGTACCCGGAAGCCGTATTTCCTGTATGGATGGAAATACCTATTGCCTTGGCATTGGGTTATGCCGTTTATAGAAAAAATGCACATGTTGTCAGAACTACCATTCTAGCAGTTATTGCCATGTATATTACCGTTGTCCTCGGTCATTTTATTCCGATGGATATGCCTATGATAGGATCTATGCCTGCCACAGGTACATGGACCTTGATTCTTTTTGCGTATGCCTTTATTGCATCAACTCTTCCTGTAACAACACTTCTACAGCCTCGTGACTATATCAATGCCTGGGAACTCTTCATTGCTATGGGCTTGCTCATTGTTGGGATAATCGTCTCGGCTTTTAATGGATTGTCAGTTGTAGCTCCTGCAGTACAGTCCCATCCTGAAGGAGCGCCATCAATGTGGCCCTTCCTCTTTATTACAATTGCCTGTGGTGCTATTTCCGGTTTTCATGCTGTTGTTGCCTCTGGAACTACCGCTAAACAGGTTGCTCATGAAGATGACGCCATGTTTGTTGGGTATGGTTCGATGCTGATGGAAGGTGCTTTGGCTGTTCTGGTAATCATTGCAACGGTAGCAGGGATCGGTCTTGCCGCTAAGGGAGATGTGGGATCTGTTACCGGTTTGGCCAAATGGACAGAACACTATGCTTCCTGGGGATCTGCTGCGGGTCTCGGTGCTAAAGTGGGAGCCTTTGTAGAAGGTTCTGCCAATATGATTACTTTTCTAGGAATCCCTAAATATCTGGGTATTATTATAATGGGTGTTTTTGTAGCTTCCTTTGCCGGAACCTCATTAGATACAACCACTCGTCTCCAACGTTATGTCATTCAAGAGCTTCTTGGTGCCAACCGTGTCGGTGCTACCGATTCAAAGAGTTTCTTTACCAATAAATATGGTGCTACCTTATTGGCATTGATTACTGCTGGTATTCTGGCCTTTTCATCCGGGGTTGATGGAAAGGGTGCCCTCACTCTGTGGCCTCTTTTCGGTGCCAATAACCAAACACTGGCGGCTCTTGCACTTTTTACAGCCTCAGTTTACTTGAAAAAACGTGGTGGAAAGGGATTCCTTGTGACCCTTCTTCCCGCTTGTTTTATGCTGTTTATGACAATGTGGGCATTGATCCTCAACCAAGCCAGCTATATGGCTGGTGGACAAGTCATGCTGGGAGTCATAAACATTGTGATTATTGCTATCGTTGTTTTTGTAGCCATAGAAAGTATTTTGGCCCTTTCTAAGAAACAACCAGTTGTTGCCACTCAGGCTTGA
- a CDS encoding substrate-binding domain-containing protein yields the protein MTEELVILNLNIQRNYKTVDNKSKKKYRYLEVYENLVNKITKGEFALDEMLPSEKEIGRMYSVERTTVRKALGLLVDDGFVQKFQGLGAKVISTEKVKNASSNLKKSDTILFFLPKTKENMDRLTQPYYSLMFFNLENELKRNGYKTIYSTISENDNIEDLLKQQTYAGIIFASYGVSEKHLHYVSENNIPFITVNNDYTEAVSVVPDNYTGGYLAGKHLIELGHRKIGLITGNTEDMSCRQRLAGFTIALGESELQIDKKYIRNANWLADKAIFQTQDLLEKNKKDLPTAIFAFNDEMAISAMKVINESGYNVPDDISLIGFDNISQAKYVYPDLTTIHSNIETICRTAVWILNNKIRKDVHDNFKILVPVHLIKRGSTAPVN from the coding sequence ATGACTGAAGAACTGGTAATTTTAAATCTAAATATTCAAAGGAATTATAAAACTGTGGATAATAAATCCAAGAAAAAATATCGCTATCTAGAGGTTTATGAAAATCTTGTGAATAAGATCACAAAAGGAGAATTTGCACTGGATGAAATGCTCCCCTCTGAAAAAGAGATAGGTCGAATGTATTCGGTAGAAAGAACCACAGTAAGAAAAGCTCTAGGATTACTCGTAGATGATGGTTTTGTCCAAAAGTTCCAAGGCCTTGGAGCTAAGGTTATCAGTACTGAAAAAGTGAAGAATGCCAGCTCCAATTTAAAAAAGAGTGATACGATCTTATTTTTTCTTCCTAAAACAAAGGAAAATATGGATCGATTAACCCAACCATATTATTCCCTGATGTTCTTTAATCTGGAAAATGAACTGAAAAGGAATGGCTATAAGACGATTTATTCAACGATCAGTGAAAACGATAATATTGAAGATTTACTGAAACAGCAGACCTATGCGGGGATCATTTTTGCTAGTTACGGAGTCTCAGAGAAACATCTTCACTATGTTTCAGAAAACAATATACCTTTTATTACAGTAAATAATGATTATACCGAGGCGGTCTCTGTTGTTCCTGATAACTATACAGGGGGCTATCTTGCAGGAAAACATCTAATTGAATTAGGTCATCGTAAAATAGGACTGATCACAGGAAATACGGAGGATATGTCCTGTCGTCAGCGCTTAGCCGGATTTACCATTGCCCTGGGTGAATCAGAATTGCAAATCGATAAAAAGTATATCCGCAACGCAAATTGGCTGGCAGATAAAGCGATTTTTCAAACTCAGGATCTTCTTGAAAAGAATAAAAAAGATCTACCCACTGCTATATTTGCCTTCAACGATGAAATGGCGATTAGTGCGATGAAGGTTATCAACGAATCAGGATACAACGTTCCCGACGATATAAGTTTAATCGGCTTTGACAATATTTCTCAGGCTAAATATGTTTATCCTGATCTCACGACAATTCATTCTAATATTGAAACAATATGCAGAACTGCCGTCTGGATTCTTAATAATAAAATAAGAAAGGATGTTCATGATAATTTCAAGATATTAGTACCGGTGCATCTGATAAAAAGAGGATCAACAGCCCCTGTCAACTGA